Proteins encoded in a region of the Pieris rapae chromosome 12, ilPieRapa1.1, whole genome shotgun sequence genome:
- the LOC110999341 gene encoding larval/pupal rigid cuticle protein 66-like: MFSKVAVFALFVAVAQCSAVHGGDYSSFSYGVADPHTGDVKSQHETRHGDNVVGQYSLIDSDGTRRTVDYAADAHNGFNAVVRKDPALLAHASAVVAAPAVVAAPAAYAASPVAYGAHAYAAPAYSAHAAPLAYNSYAPVAVNTYAAAPLAHGAVSYGSPLGYGYGAHGLNARLAW; the protein is encoded by the exons ATGTTCTCAAAG GTCGCAGTATTCGCTTTGTTCGTGGCTGTTGCTCAATGCAGCGCCGTCCATGGAGGTGACTACTCCAGCTTCTCCTATGGAGTAGCGGACCCCCACACCGGTGATGTAAAGAGCCAGCACGAGACCCGCCACGGTGACAACGTGGTCGGCCAATACTCCCTCATTGACTCAGATGGAACCCGCCGGACTGTTGACTACGCCGCTGACGCCCACAACGGTTTCAACGCTGTTGTACGCAAGGACCCAGCTCTGCTAGCCCACGCTTCCGCTGTTGTCGCCGCTCCCGCTGTTGTCGCCGCTCCCGCCGCATACGCTGCTTCACCTGTCGCATACGGAGCTCACGCTTACGCCGCCCCCGCCTACTCCGCTCACGCCGCTCCTCTTGCCTACAACTCATACGCTCCAGTCGCCGTCAACACCTACGCTGCCGCTCCCCTCGCCCATGGAGCCGTCTCTTACGGTTCCCCCTTGGGTTACGGTTACGGTGCTCATGGTCTTAACGCCCGTCTTGCCTGGTGA
- the LOC110999332 gene encoding larval/pupal rigid cuticle protein 66-like has product MVAKCVILFALLAAVSADFSSFSYGVADPYTGDFKHQFETRNGERVQGQYALLDSDGTQRTVDYAAGAEGFNALVRKDPAIVAPIARVAPIAPIAPLGLRSYAPYAPYAYARYGAYGYPSPYYY; this is encoded by the exons ATGGTTGCGAAg TGCGTTATCCTTTTCGCCCTCTTGGCTGCTGTAAGCGCTGACTTCTCCAGCTTCTCATATGGAGTAGCAGACCCCTACACCGGTGACTTCAAGCACCAATTCGAGACCCGCAACGGTGAGAGAGTTCAGGGCCAATATGCCCTCTTGGACTCAGATGGAACACAGAGGACCGTCGACTACGCCGCTGGTGCTGAAGGATTCAACGCTCTCGTGAGGAAGGACCCAGCTATTGTTGCACCAATTGCCCGCGTAGCCCCCATTGCCCCTATTGCCCCCCTCGGTCTCCGCTCTTACGCTCCCTACGCCCCATACGCCTACGCTCGGTACGGAGCTTACGGCTACCCTTCACCTTACTACTACTGA
- the LOC110999337 gene encoding alpha-protein kinase 1-like — translation MVQKLLIFSGLIISATCTFLHTAPIILEPFREPPVSYDFSYHVNDARTGDFKAQSEARRGDTVLGQYSLIQPDGVRRVVDYQANDLTGFLATVSNQPLINPIQINKAPQAPQTQEIQDNQISQDSQRQQQQDLQQQQQQQLQQQEQQQLQQQYHQQQHQQLQQQQLQQQQQQQQHQQQQQQQLQQQQQQVQQQQQQQLHQQQYQEEASRPTTANAGVSIENQCPNCASSTPPTISLSTVLHPYQNNLWL, via the exons aTGGTTCAAAAG CTTTTAATCTTTTCTGGTCTTATCATTTCTGCAACATGCACCTTCCTCCACACTGCACCAATTATACTGGAACCATTCCGTGAGCCGCCAGTATCCTACGACTTTTCATACCACGTCAATGATGCTCGCACTGGCGACTTCAAAGCCCAATCAGAAGCTAGACGCGGCGACACTGTTCTCGGACAATACTCGTTGATCCAACCTGATGGCGTCAGGAGGGTTGTGGACTATCAGGCCAACGACTTAACTGGTTTCCTTGCGACTGTCAGTAACCAGCCTTTGATCAACCCAATCCAAATCAACAAAGCACCTCAAGCACCTCAAACTCAAGAAATTCAAGACAACCAAATTAGCCAAGACAGCCAGCGTCAACAGCAACAAGATCTCCAACAGCAACAACAGCAACAGCTCCAGCAACAGGAACAACAGCAACTTCAGCAACAGTACCACCAGCAGCAGCACCAGCAGCTCCAACAGCAACAGCTCCAGCAGCAACAACAGCAGCAACAGCACCAGCAACAACAGCAACAGCAGCTTCAACAGCAACAGCAGCAGGTTCAACAGCAGCAGCAGCAGCAGCTTCACCAACAGCAGTACCAAGAGGAGGCATCCCGCCCAACAACAGCGAATGCTGGTGTTAGCATTGAAAACCAGTGCCCTAACTGCGCTAGTTCCACACCTCCCACCATTTCTCTATCAACAGTTCTCCACCCATACCAAAACAACCTTtggttgtaa